In Streptomyces sp. NBC_00341, the DNA window ATCCTGCGCCGCCGGGAAGGCTTCCGTACCGCGTTCGCCGGGTTCAGCATCCCCGCCGTGGCGCTGTTCACCGACGCCGACCGGGAACGGCTGCTGGCCGACGCGGGAATCATCCGCAACCGCGCGAAGATCGACGCCACCATGGCCAACGCCAAGGTGCTGGCCGACTGGCAGGGCGGTGAGCTGGACGAGCTGATCTGGTCGTACGCCCCTGACCCGGCCACCCGGCCCGCTCCGCGCACGCTCGGGGACGTCCCGGCGGTCACGGCGGAGTCCACGGCGCTGTCCAAGGACCTCAAGAAGCGTGGACTCCGCTTCATCGGCCCCACCACCGCCTACGCCCTGATGCAGGCGTGCGGGCTGG includes these proteins:
- a CDS encoding DNA-3-methyladenine glycosylase I — its product is MSSGAEAAADGGLRCPWGLSTEDYLAYHDTEWGRPVHGDDALFERLCLEAFQSGLSWLTILRRREGFRTAFAGFSIPAVALFTDADRERLLADAGIIRNRAKIDATMANAKVLADWQGGELDELIWSYAPDPATRPAPRTLGDVPAVTAESTALSKDLKKRGLRFIGPTTAYALMQACGLVDDHLVDCVARGTEA